In Nitrospirota bacterium, a single window of DNA contains:
- a CDS encoding iron-containing redox enzyme family protein, which yields MTRPLTKSRFREELLRLMDRKHHWAWPAFADGTVTVEQLKRHFQQEYGVYVRDFPVFLARIHGQNPPATVRRMLADNIYEEDTGGLSLGKSHPELFLTMMAGLGLPARDFDTVRLLPASRRYRAWLDNVSNKKDWVVGAAALTIFVEGSVKDRAEIADPSKPKTAEEIEAIVQRHPLVKYHGLSPDAMDLIRAHQLVEAGHRHDAYAMVVNYATTRTQQQAVLSCLKKCLTLWQAYRDAVAKACGLKKT from the coding sequence ATGACACGTCCCTTGACGAAAAGCCGATTCCGCGAAGAACTCTTGCGACTGATGGACCGCAAGCATCATTGGGCCTGGCCGGCATTCGCCGACGGCACGGTCACCGTCGAGCAGCTCAAGCGCCACTTCCAACAGGAATATGGCGTGTACGTACGAGACTTTCCTGTCTTCCTGGCCCGCATTCACGGCCAAAATCCCCCGGCCACAGTCCGCCGGATGCTCGCAGATAATATTTACGAAGAAGACACCGGTGGGCTCTCGCTGGGCAAATCGCACCCGGAATTGTTCCTGACCATGATGGCAGGCCTCGGATTGCCTGCCCGCGATTTTGACACGGTGCGCCTCCTCCCGGCCAGTCGGCGCTACCGCGCCTGGCTGGACAATGTCTCGAACAAGAAAGACTGGGTCGTCGGAGCCGCGGCGCTGACGATCTTCGTCGAAGGTAGCGTGAAGGACCGCGCCGAAATCGCCGACCCTTCAAAACCCAAAACCGCCGAAGAAATCGAAGCGATTGTCCAGCGCCACCCGCTGGTGAAATACCACGGCCTCTCCCCCGATGCCATGGATCTGATTCGCGCGCACCAACTGGTCGAAGCCGGCCATCGCCACGATGCCTATGCCATGGTCGTGAACTACGCCACCACACGAACGCAACAACAGGCCGTCTTGAGCTGCCTCAAGAAATGCCTCACCCTCTGGCA